A stretch of the Archangium violaceum genome encodes the following:
- a CDS encoding serine/threonine protein kinase, with translation MNPQLFGKYQLLKKLATGGMAEVWLARQKGIEGFAKNVVVKRILPHLAEDGEFVDMFGNEARIAARFNHPNIAQVYEFGEANGTYFIAMEFIHGEDLGRVMRKAYNAGGWIALPLAMRIVASACEGLYYAHTRVDEVTGKPLKVVHRDISPQNILISFDGSVKLVDFGIAKAADQATATKSGAIKGKFAYMAPEQAAGKPLDHRADIFAIGLVLYELLTGTRPLKRDSELATLQAAMECNILPPSQVADVPPELDDVVMRALAKAADDRYRDARQLQLALEEFLVSQRWVAGSVQISQLMETLFADRLDEERRSGNPEPRGEDSMSAMPAPAEPPPEEPAPPPRSSSRVEPRSSSAPATEMNWEAPPGEMPQQRRTGTRAGVANKRGESAPPPGNVPEVQEWEAPPATEVPNRRRTNQEAPRRTGVGSTAVGRSPSRVDVTRGANTEAPVARRTGMEPAVPRRTGTRVAEPSADAQPRLSRGAAAVNPRPRPMEDDEDPERTMLPPPPEPVEPPRRRTGMAPSPQQQAEPPVRRRTSSRAEMPEASSSPRRRTSQVEKLEEEDDEVSTPNARPAKGGRSLPLKTLLQVGVVLAVGIVGFLYRQSLMDMLGSTALDGQGIYIDMQTNEPVQVSVKHSQACRSPVPITQMTMEPTSSLKHAAGAHLQDTIILENKARGIYKEITFSYGEPNETKTIHEEFKKGHFKLVLRPANKTFPGTEIFREGEKLYLYDPRQRYELVEGEHHLVLRGPSFKEPVPVDVVVKAGETESKTVDVSAYLP, from the coding sequence ATGAACCCTCAACTCTTCGGCAAATATCAGCTCCTCAAGAAGCTCGCCACCGGTGGCATGGCCGAGGTGTGGCTCGCGCGGCAGAAGGGCATCGAGGGTTTCGCCAAGAACGTGGTGGTGAAGCGGATCCTCCCTCACCTGGCCGAGGACGGCGAGTTCGTGGACATGTTCGGGAACGAGGCGCGCATCGCCGCCCGGTTCAACCACCCGAACATCGCCCAGGTGTACGAGTTCGGCGAGGCCAACGGCACCTACTTCATCGCCATGGAGTTCATCCACGGCGAGGACCTCGGGCGGGTGATGCGCAAGGCGTACAACGCCGGGGGGTGGATCGCCCTGCCGTTGGCCATGCGCATCGTGGCCTCGGCGTGCGAGGGCCTCTACTACGCCCACACGCGCGTGGACGAGGTGACGGGCAAGCCCCTGAAGGTGGTGCACCGCGACATCTCGCCGCAGAACATCCTCATCAGCTTCGACGGCTCGGTGAAGCTGGTGGACTTCGGCATCGCCAAGGCGGCGGACCAGGCCACGGCGACGAAGTCGGGCGCCATCAAGGGCAAGTTCGCCTACATGGCTCCGGAGCAGGCCGCGGGCAAGCCGTTGGATCACCGCGCGGACATCTTCGCCATCGGGCTGGTGCTCTACGAGCTGCTCACCGGCACGCGCCCGCTCAAGCGGGATTCGGAGCTGGCCACGCTGCAGGCCGCGATGGAGTGCAACATCCTCCCGCCCTCGCAGGTGGCGGATGTGCCGCCGGAGCTGGATGACGTGGTGATGAGGGCGCTGGCCAAGGCCGCGGACGATCGCTACCGGGATGCGCGCCAGCTCCAGCTCGCCCTGGAGGAGTTCCTCGTCAGCCAGCGCTGGGTGGCGGGCTCGGTGCAGATCTCCCAGCTGATGGAGACGCTCTTCGCGGATCGGTTGGACGAGGAGCGGCGCAGCGGCAATCCGGAGCCCCGGGGCGAGGACTCGATGTCGGCGATGCCCGCGCCGGCGGAGCCTCCGCCCGAGGAGCCCGCTCCGCCGCCGCGGAGCAGCTCACGTGTCGAGCCTCGTTCCTCCAGCGCCCCCGCCACCGAGATGAACTGGGAGGCGCCGCCGGGCGAGATGCCGCAGCAGCGGCGCACGGGGACGCGCGCGGGGGTCGCCAACAAGCGCGGCGAGTCGGCTCCTCCGCCTGGCAACGTGCCCGAGGTGCAGGAGTGGGAAGCGCCTCCGGCCACGGAGGTCCCCAATCGCCGCCGCACGAACCAGGAGGCGCCGCGCCGCACGGGCGTGGGCTCCACGGCGGTGGGGCGCTCGCCCAGCCGCGTGGACGTGACGCGTGGCGCCAACACCGAGGCTCCCGTCGCGCGGCGCACGGGCATGGAGCCCGCCGTCCCGCGGCGCACCGGGACCCGGGTGGCCGAGCCGTCGGCGGACGCGCAGCCCCGGTTGTCCCGTGGCGCCGCGGCCGTCAACCCGCGCCCGCGGCCCATGGAGGACGACGAGGATCCCGAGCGCACGATGTTGCCTCCGCCTCCGGAGCCCGTGGAGCCTCCGCGGCGGCGCACGGGGATGGCGCCTTCTCCCCAGCAGCAGGCCGAGCCTCCCGTGCGGCGGCGCACCAGCAGCCGCGCGGAGATGCCCGAGGCCTCGTCCTCGCCCCGCCGGCGGACCTCCCAGGTGGAGAAGCTCGAGGAGGAGGACGACGAGGTCAGCACTCCCAACGCCAGGCCCGCGAAGGGGGGCCGGTCACTGCCCCTGAAGACACTGCTCCAGGTGGGCGTGGTGCTGGCCGTGGGGATCGTGGGGTTCCTCTACCGCCAGTCGTTGATGGACATGCTCGGCAGCACGGCCCTGGACGGGCAGGGCATCTACATCGACATGCAGACGAATGAGCCCGTCCAGGTCTCGGTCAAGCACAGCCAGGCCTGCCGGAGCCCCGTGCCCATCACCCAGATGACCATGGAGCCGACCAGCTCGCTGAAGCATGCGGCGGGCGCGCATCTCCAGGACACGATCATCCTGGAGAACAAGGCCCGGGGCATCTACAAGGAGATCACCTTCAGCTACGGCGAGCCCAACGAGACGAAGACGATCCACGAGGAGTTCAAGAAGGGTCACTTCAAGCTGGTGCTGCGTCCCGCCAACAAGACCTTCCCCGGCACGGAGATCTTCCGGGAGGGGGAGAAGCTCTACCTCTACGATCCCAGGCAGCGGTACGAGCTGGTCGAGGGGGAGCACCACCTGGTGCTGCGCGGTCCCTCCTTCAAGGAGCCGGTACCGGTGGATGTGGTGGTGAAGGCCGGCGAGACCGAGTCGAAGACGGTGGACGTGTCGGCGTACCTCCCGTAG
- a CDS encoding SDR family oxidoreductase codes for MARVAIVTGSDSGIGKASAVALAEAGFDVGITWHEEQKGAEDTAAQVRAKGRRAEVRRLDLNQLPEAGGVIDELADALGGLDVFVNNAGTGGSTAFLDMGWEEWRHTLRVDLDGAFVCCQRAARRMVKQGRGGRIITITSVHEHVPLMGSSAYCAAKGGLGLLTKVMAAELGQHQITVNAIAPGEISTPMTDQDNVNPSTVRRPGYPLGRPGDAREVAGLVVFLTTPAAAFITGTSLVIDGGLELMAAIGAHGLKNDDWRKV; via the coding sequence ATGGCGCGTGTGGCAATCGTCACGGGGTCGGACTCGGGAATCGGGAAGGCCTCCGCGGTGGCGCTCGCCGAGGCGGGCTTCGATGTGGGCATCACGTGGCACGAGGAGCAGAAGGGCGCGGAGGACACCGCCGCCCAGGTGAGGGCGAAGGGGCGCCGGGCCGAGGTGCGCAGGCTGGACCTGAACCAGCTGCCGGAGGCCGGAGGCGTCATCGACGAGCTGGCCGATGCGCTCGGAGGGCTCGACGTCTTCGTGAACAACGCGGGAACGGGTGGCAGTACCGCGTTCCTCGACATGGGTTGGGAGGAGTGGCGCCACACACTGCGCGTGGACCTGGATGGTGCGTTCGTCTGCTGTCAGCGCGCGGCGAGGCGGATGGTGAAGCAGGGGCGAGGGGGGCGCATCATCACCATCACCTCGGTCCATGAGCACGTGCCGCTGATGGGGTCCTCGGCGTACTGCGCGGCCAAGGGAGGGCTGGGACTGCTCACCAAGGTCATGGCCGCGGAGCTGGGCCAGCACCAGATCACCGTCAACGCGATTGCGCCGGGGGAGATCTCCACCCCGATGACGGACCAGGACAACGTGAACCCGAGCACCGTGAGGCGGCCGGGTTATCCGTTGGGCCGGCCGGGTGATGCGAGAGAGGTAGCGGGGCTCGTCGTCTTCCTCACCACTCCGGCGGCGGCGTTCATCACGGGGACGTCGCTCGTCATCGACGGAGGCCTCGAGCTGATGGCCGCCATCGGCGCGCACGGCCTGAAGAACGACGACTGGCGCAAGGTCTAG
- a CDS encoding HesB/IscA family protein yields MDTTTTSAQTTPAPEGTPAIPVKLTEAAVAQVKKVVQEQGFQGYFFSIRVVPAGCSGLGYDLNLVRETKAGDLTWEQDGVKIATDALSNKYLAGTEIDFVSSVTGAGFKFNNPNAKSSCGCGTSFTT; encoded by the coding sequence ATGGATACGACCACGACTTCCGCTCAGACGACCCCTGCCCCCGAGGGCACGCCGGCCATCCCGGTGAAGCTCACCGAGGCCGCCGTGGCCCAGGTGAAGAAGGTCGTCCAGGAGCAGGGCTTCCAGGGCTACTTCTTCTCGATTCGCGTGGTGCCGGCCGGCTGCAGCGGACTGGGCTACGACCTGAACCTGGTGCGCGAGACGAAGGCGGGCGACCTGACCTGGGAGCAGGACGGCGTGAAGATCGCGACCGACGCCCTGAGCAACAAGTATCTGGCGGGCACGGAGATCGACTTCGTGTCGAGCGTGACGGGGGCGGGCTTCAAGTTCAACAACCCGAACGCGAAGTCGTCCTGCGGCTGCGGGACCTCGTTCACGACTTGA
- a CDS encoding deoxynucleoside kinase has translation MPRSPQRKRAPKVATAPNAALTPAAPEPALGSLPANAPRPAPEAPARNTVRRLRAPRSKRFVALAGNIGAGKTTAAKLISQSFGFELFDEPVIDNRFLKDYYANMGRWSFTLQLEFLIRRVEHHELIHSVKKSCVQDRTLYEDPEIFAKYLHGLGHMTNQELDLYFEYFQRLTRTIVRPDKVICFDVPTVDVLLGRIRERGREEEKGIQKGFLRGLNGYYATFPMVLQNKYGVDCLVLDVTNQDIRIGRGREEFLDRVSTFLA, from the coding sequence ATGCCCCGCTCTCCCCAGCGCAAGCGCGCCCCGAAGGTCGCGACAGCTCCCAACGCCGCACTGACTCCCGCCGCGCCCGAGCCGGCCCTGGGGTCCCTCCCCGCCAACGCTCCGCGCCCCGCGCCCGAGGCCCCCGCGCGCAACACCGTGCGCCGCCTGCGCGCGCCCCGCTCCAAGCGCTTCGTCGCCCTGGCCGGCAACATCGGCGCGGGGAAGACGACGGCCGCGAAGCTCATCAGCCAGTCCTTCGGCTTCGAGCTCTTCGACGAGCCCGTCATCGACAACCGCTTCCTCAAGGACTACTACGCCAACATGGGGCGGTGGTCCTTCACCCTCCAGCTCGAGTTCCTCATCCGGCGCGTCGAGCACCACGAGCTCATCCACTCGGTGAAGAAGAGCTGCGTGCAGGACCGCACGCTCTACGAGGATCCGGAGATCTTCGCCAAGTACCTGCACGGCCTGGGGCACATGACGAACCAGGAGCTGGATTTGTACTTCGAGTACTTCCAGCGCCTGACGCGGACCATCGTGCGGCCGGACAAGGTCATCTGCTTCGACGTGCCCACGGTGGACGTGCTGCTGGGGCGCATCCGCGAGCGCGGCCGCGAAGAGGAGAAGGGGATCCAGAAGGGCTTCCTGCGAGGCCTCAACGGCTACTACGCCACCTTCCCCATGGTGCTGCAGAACAAGTATGGCGTGGACTGCCTGGTGCTCGACGTGACGAACCAGGACATCCGCATCGGCCGGGGACGCGAGGAGTTCCTCGACCGGGTCTCGACCTTCCTCGCTTGA
- a CDS encoding rhodanese-like domain-containing protein gives MPIPEIDPATLAAQLSGPPGSRPVLLDVRFPEEHAYVALPGSVLIPLPELDERAEELESFRGRPVVVYCHHGVRSLDGTAYLRSHGLDAVSLRGGIDLYARAVDPSLPRY, from the coding sequence GTGCCCATCCCGGAGATCGACCCCGCCACCCTCGCCGCCCAGCTCTCCGGCCCCCCCGGGTCGCGCCCCGTGCTGCTCGACGTGCGCTTCCCCGAGGAGCACGCCTACGTGGCGCTCCCGGGCTCGGTGCTCATCCCCCTGCCGGAGCTGGACGAGCGCGCCGAGGAGCTCGAGTCCTTCCGCGGCAGGCCCGTCGTCGTCTACTGCCACCACGGCGTGCGCAGCCTGGACGGCACCGCGTACCTGCGCTCGCACGGCCTGGACGCGGTGTCCCTGCGCGGGGGAATCGATCTCTACGCCCGCGCCGTGGACCCGAGCCTGCCCCGCTACTGA
- a CDS encoding acyl-CoA thioesterase — translation MTQMILPSDANSVNTAFGGKVMEWIDVCAAIAAQRHCRQVVVTASMDDLHFHAPIKVGWNVTLHSRVIAVFRTSMEVGVTVTAENPLTGEKHLTTSALLTFVALTQDGKRVQVPPLKIETEEERAAVREAEQRRKERLSRKPTSFAWQKVIKPGAAG, via the coding sequence ATGACGCAGATGATCCTCCCCTCGGACGCCAACTCGGTGAACACCGCGTTCGGCGGCAAGGTGATGGAGTGGATCGACGTGTGTGCCGCCATCGCCGCCCAGCGCCACTGCCGACAGGTGGTGGTCACCGCGTCCATGGATGACCTGCACTTCCACGCCCCCATCAAGGTGGGCTGGAACGTGACGCTGCACTCGCGCGTCATCGCCGTGTTCCGCACGTCGATGGAGGTGGGCGTCACGGTGACCGCGGAGAACCCGCTCACCGGGGAGAAGCACCTGACCACCAGCGCCCTGCTCACCTTCGTGGCGCTCACGCAGGATGGCAAGCGGGTGCAGGTGCCCCCCCTGAAGATCGAAACGGAGGAGGAGCGCGCCGCCGTCCGCGAGGCCGAGCAGCGGCGCAAGGAGCGGCTGTCGCGCAAGCCCACGAGCTTCGCCTGGCAGAAGGTCATCAAGCCCGGCGCTGCGGGGTGA
- the tmk gene encoding dTMP kinase: protein MFIDFEGIDGSGKTTLSNLLAQRLRRLGYRVAHAREGGELRSPIARRIRELTRDSTLLEMSPRTEFFLNLARDAQQLEEVIAPALARGEVCISDRYLYSQLALSGGGRGLPRPSLEPACELASQGLWPDLVILVDVEPDLARLRKRLGKNKGERSTDSDSRKGLAGAGLAVRTREAFLDMARRDPARWLVIENNDQPLHVLEQRIVEAVVARLEGRELPAQRITPPRDTPVRVTVTVDDVEEHFFRLLDDLEVREPQLAVWLLGGIPGFAAHQRRLGFVERFPGLTVRSLTGLDDEPAWALRELLAEVVPREVATSLGSSPVPQAMTLRERLYTHAPTEVLSGLKRNDSPEAWALREHALREGRLGEVLCGLAGVDDEPAWEARELGVRRGLYTDVARSLSGLGSVRADTLRQSLLSHNRLAVLRSINGLDTPFARELRVALEDKALKLVLRSLAGLTTDEAYALRERGAPLTKEALDSLDGLDDPRAWRLREAFVTRWPATAVSSLEGLPLCERAEALVLRALTLSSSRLPVLRNAYRIIAAAHTAVHPSERMAQRMAADDAQRPML, encoded by the coding sequence GTGTTCATCGACTTCGAAGGCATTGACGGCAGCGGCAAGACGACCCTGTCCAACCTCCTGGCGCAGCGGCTGCGGCGGCTCGGCTACCGGGTGGCCCACGCGCGCGAGGGCGGGGAGCTGCGCTCTCCCATCGCCCGGCGCATCCGCGAGCTCACCCGGGACTCGACGCTGCTGGAGATGTCGCCGCGCACCGAGTTCTTCCTCAACCTGGCCCGCGACGCGCAGCAGTTGGAGGAGGTCATCGCCCCCGCGCTGGCCCGTGGCGAGGTGTGCATCAGCGATCGTTACCTCTACTCCCAGCTGGCCCTGAGCGGCGGCGGGCGGGGTCTGCCCCGGCCATCACTCGAGCCGGCGTGCGAGCTGGCCTCGCAGGGGCTGTGGCCGGATCTCGTCATCCTGGTGGACGTGGAGCCGGACCTGGCCCGGCTGCGCAAGCGGCTGGGGAAGAACAAGGGCGAGCGGAGCACGGACTCGGACAGCCGCAAGGGGCTGGCCGGAGCGGGCCTGGCGGTGCGAACGCGCGAGGCCTTCCTCGACATGGCGCGGAGGGATCCGGCGCGCTGGCTCGTCATCGAGAACAATGATCAGCCGCTGCACGTGCTGGAGCAGCGCATCGTCGAGGCGGTGGTGGCACGGCTGGAAGGGCGGGAGCTGCCGGCGCAGCGGATTACGCCGCCCCGCGACACGCCGGTGCGGGTGACGGTGACGGTGGATGACGTGGAGGAGCACTTCTTCCGCCTGCTGGACGACCTGGAGGTGCGCGAGCCCCAGCTCGCGGTGTGGCTGCTGGGCGGCATCCCCGGCTTCGCCGCGCACCAGCGGCGGCTGGGCTTCGTGGAGCGCTTCCCGGGACTCACGGTGCGCAGCCTCACCGGCCTGGACGACGAGCCGGCCTGGGCCCTGCGCGAGCTGCTGGCGGAGGTGGTGCCGCGGGAGGTGGCCACGAGCCTCGGCTCCAGCCCCGTGCCGCAAGCCATGACCCTGCGCGAGCGCCTCTACACGCATGCGCCCACGGAGGTGCTCTCCGGCCTCAAGCGCAACGACTCGCCCGAGGCCTGGGCCCTGCGCGAGCACGCCCTGCGCGAGGGGCGCCTGGGCGAGGTGCTCTGCGGACTGGCGGGGGTGGATGACGAGCCCGCCTGGGAGGCGCGGGAGTTGGGCGTGCGGCGCGGGCTGTACACGGACGTGGCGCGCAGCCTGAGCGGCCTCGGCTCGGTCCGGGCGGACACCCTGCGCCAGAGCCTGCTGTCCCACAACAGGCTGGCGGTGCTGCGCAGCATAAACGGCCTGGACACGCCCTTCGCGCGGGAGCTGCGCGTGGCGCTGGAGGACAAGGCGTTGAAGCTGGTGCTGCGCTCGCTGGCCGGGCTCACCACCGACGAGGCCTATGCCCTGCGCGAGCGCGGCGCTCCGCTGACGAAGGAGGCGCTCGACTCGCTGGACGGTTTGGATGACCCGCGCGCGTGGCGCTTGCGCGAGGCCTTCGTGACGCGATGGCCCGCCACGGCGGTGTCCTCGCTGGAGGGGCTGCCGCTGTGCGAGCGCGCCGAGGCGCTCGTGCTGCGTGCGCTCACGCTGAGCTCCAGCCGCCTGCCGGTGCTGCGCAACGCCTACCGCATCATCGCCGCCGCGCACACGGCCGTGCACCCCTCGGAGCGCATGGCCCAGCGGATGGCCGCGGACGACGCACAACGGCCGATGCTCTGA
- a CDS encoding glycerophosphodiester phosphodiesterase, whose amino-acid sequence MPPPRHPYFRGLSPTLHISHRGGSLLAPENTLAAFRMAVERYHTQVLETDVHLTRDGELVVAHDDTLERCTDGVGNIADHTLAELQRLDAGHRFTPDGGRTFPFRGQGVRMPSLRELLRAFPALRFNIEVKPDVPGIEDAFFQVLREEGAMERACVGSELDSVGERLARVMPDACHFYPRDALAAFVLSVRTGEQPPEDPRYTVLDMPLYFGDVRLVDEALLRAADAHGKWINVWTVDDPQEMRQLVTEGVGGIMTDRPDLLRQVLDARQNPS is encoded by the coding sequence ATGCCGCCCCCCAGACACCCCTACTTCCGCGGCCTTTCTCCCACCCTGCACATCTCCCACCGGGGAGGCTCACTGCTGGCACCGGAGAACACCCTGGCCGCCTTCCGTATGGCGGTGGAGCGCTACCACACCCAGGTGCTGGAGACGGACGTCCACCTCACCCGCGACGGGGAGCTGGTGGTGGCCCACGACGACACCCTGGAGCGGTGCACCGATGGTGTGGGGAACATCGCGGACCACACACTGGCCGAGCTGCAGCGCCTGGACGCCGGCCATCGCTTCACCCCGGACGGGGGCCGCACCTTCCCCTTCCGAGGCCAGGGCGTGCGCATGCCCTCCCTGCGCGAGCTGCTGCGCGCCTTCCCGGCCCTGCGCTTCAACATCGAGGTGAAGCCGGACGTGCCGGGCATCGAGGACGCCTTCTTCCAGGTACTGCGCGAGGAGGGCGCCATGGAGCGCGCGTGCGTGGGCAGCGAGCTGGACTCCGTGGGCGAGCGCCTGGCGCGGGTGATGCCGGACGCCTGCCACTTCTACCCGCGTGACGCGCTGGCCGCCTTCGTGCTGTCGGTGCGGACGGGCGAGCAGCCGCCGGAGGACCCACGCTACACCGTCCTGGACATGCCCCTGTACTTCGGCGACGTGCGCCTGGTGGACGAGGCCCTCCTGCGCGCGGCGGACGCCCACGGCAAGTGGATCAACGTGTGGACGGTGGATGATCCCCAGGAGATGCGCCAGCTCGTCACCGAGGGCGTGGGCGGTATCATGACGGACAGGCCGGACCTGCTCCGCCAGGTCTTGGACGCGCGTCAAAACCCGAGCTAA
- the moeB gene encoding molybdopterin-synthase adenylyltransferase MoeB, which translates to MSATFRELLSATKKEIREVSIEDVKRLLDARLPVKLIDVREGDEYAGGRLPGAVHIPRGFLELRIEDKASRDEELVLYCAGGTRSALAAHTLQQMGYTRVASLAGGFNRWSDAHLPVEKPVVLTPAQKERYRRHLILPEVGEEGQAKLLKARVLLLGAGGLGSPAALYLAAAGVGTLGIVDADVVDLSNLQRQVLHTHERAGQPKVESARATLEALNPDVKVMPFAERLTSQNVLRILEGFDLVLDGGDNFPTRYLLNDACVMQGKPNLHGSIFRFEGQVTTFVPGQGPCYRCLYPSPPPPELAPSCAEAGVLGVLPGIIGLFQANEALKLLLGVGEPLVGRLLTFDALGTRFQELKLRRDPKCPVCAPGAKVELIDYERFCAAPA; encoded by the coding sequence ATGAGCGCCACCTTCCGCGAGCTGCTGTCCGCCACGAAGAAGGAGATCCGCGAGGTCTCCATCGAGGACGTCAAGCGCCTGCTGGACGCGCGCTTGCCCGTGAAGCTCATCGACGTGCGCGAGGGCGACGAGTACGCGGGCGGGCGGCTGCCGGGCGCGGTGCACATCCCCCGCGGCTTCCTCGAGCTGCGCATCGAGGACAAGGCCTCCCGCGACGAGGAGCTCGTCCTCTACTGCGCCGGAGGCACCCGCTCGGCGCTGGCGGCCCACACCCTTCAACAGATGGGCTACACGCGCGTGGCCTCGCTCGCGGGCGGCTTCAACCGCTGGAGCGACGCGCACCTCCCGGTGGAGAAGCCGGTGGTGCTCACCCCCGCCCAGAAGGAGCGCTACCGCCGCCACCTCATCCTCCCCGAGGTGGGTGAGGAGGGTCAGGCGAAGCTGCTGAAAGCCCGGGTGCTGCTGCTGGGCGCCGGTGGCCTGGGCTCGCCGGCCGCGCTCTACCTCGCCGCCGCGGGCGTGGGCACGCTGGGCATCGTCGACGCGGACGTGGTGGACCTGAGCAACCTCCAGCGCCAGGTGCTCCACACCCACGAGCGCGCCGGTCAGCCCAAGGTGGAGAGCGCCCGCGCCACGCTCGAGGCCCTCAACCCCGACGTGAAGGTGATGCCCTTCGCGGAGCGGCTCACCTCGCAGAACGTGCTGCGCATCCTCGAGGGCTTCGACCTCGTCCTCGACGGCGGGGACAACTTCCCCACCCGCTACCTGCTCAACGACGCGTGCGTCATGCAGGGCAAGCCCAACCTCCACGGCTCCATCTTCCGCTTCGAGGGCCAGGTCACCACCTTCGTCCCCGGCCAGGGGCCCTGCTACCGCTGTCTCTACCCCTCCCCACCGCCTCCCGAGCTCGCCCCGTCCTGCGCCGAGGCCGGCGTGCTCGGCGTGCTCCCCGGCATCATCGGCCTCTTCCAGGCCAACGAGGCCCTCAAGCTCCTCCTCGGCGTGGGCGAGCCGCTCGTGGGGCGCCTGCTCACCTTCGACGCGCTCGGCACCCGCTTCCAGGAGCTCAAGCTGCGGCGCGATCCCAAGTGCCCCGTGTGCGCGCCCGGGGCGAAGGTGGAGCTCATCGACTACGAGCGCTTCTGCGCCGCACCCGCCTGA
- a CDS encoding VTC domain-containing protein — MLQFAEGQVTRLRREFKRVMGMDEAVALCARLSASLGGYLSPPTRITSVYFDKPGYPLAQRSLRTPNDCLKVRTKEYSPDVGAGGVERVVLEVKRERNGVTQKRRVWVPRARLGQVLRGGVRLLPLIAGGGLIPTLAVTYRRHVYQCSQAWRVTVDRDIGFHRITSELALGERTLSAERLGEPLARDGRVVVEVKHLGEELPEWLAALNPGRESAYSKFAEGMARVHDFVADGILGG, encoded by the coding sequence ATGCTCCAGTTCGCGGAAGGACAGGTCACCAGGCTCCGCCGGGAGTTCAAGCGGGTGATGGGGATGGACGAGGCGGTGGCCCTGTGCGCGCGGCTCTCCGCGTCGCTGGGCGGCTACCTCTCTCCGCCCACGCGCATCACCTCCGTCTACTTCGACAAGCCGGGCTACCCGCTGGCCCAGCGCTCGCTGCGCACCCCGAATGACTGCCTGAAGGTGCGCACCAAGGAGTACTCGCCGGACGTGGGCGCCGGCGGCGTGGAGCGCGTGGTGCTGGAGGTGAAGCGCGAGCGCAACGGCGTCACGCAGAAGCGCCGGGTGTGGGTGCCGCGTGCGCGGCTCGGCCAGGTCCTGCGGGGTGGCGTGCGACTGCTGCCGCTCATCGCCGGGGGCGGCCTCATTCCGACGCTCGCGGTGACCTACCGGCGGCACGTGTACCAGTGCTCGCAGGCGTGGCGGGTGACGGTGGACCGGGACATCGGCTTCCACCGGATTACCTCGGAGCTGGCGCTCGGCGAGAGGACGCTGAGCGCGGAGCGGTTGGGCGAACCACTGGCCCGGGACGGGCGGGTGGTGGTGGAAGTGAAGCACCTGGGAGAGGAGCTGCCCGAATGGCTCGCGGCACTCAACCCCGGGCGCGAATCGGCGTACAGCAAGTTCGCCGAGGGGATGGCGAGGGTCCACGACTTCGTCGCGGACGGGATTCTGGGGGGCTGA